Sequence from the Deltaproteobacteria bacterium genome:
CGTTTCTGCCGGGTCAAGACCAGCCTTCAGGATTCCTTCGAAGCGGCCGCATAAAGGGCCTCGGTCACCTTGTGGGATGCCTGCTGGAGGGCTTCGTAGGCGGATTTCAGCTTCATCGCATCGCCCGTATCCCGGGCCGCCTGGAGCATGCTGATCAGTTCCTTCAGATGGGAAGCGTCCGAGGGATCGAGGATATCCCCCGCCTCGTTCACCAGCTTGTCGGCCTGGTACAGCAGGCCGTCGGCCTCGTTCTTCATCTCGATGAACTTCACCCGCTCTTCGTCGCTCGCCCTGGCCTTCTCGGCCTCGGAGACGAGATTGCTGATTTCGTCGGCGCTCAGGCCCGAGGCAGCGGTAATCCGGATCGACTGTTTCTTGCCGGTCCCGAGATCAGCCGCCGACACCTGCACGATGCCGTTGGCATCGATATCGAATGCCACCTCGATCTGGGGAACGCCGCGCGGGGCGGGCGGAATGCCTACCAGCTCGAAATTACCCAGGAGCTTGTTGTCGGCGGCGAGGGGCCGCTCGCCCTGGAAAACCTTGACCGTCACGACGGGCTGGTTGTCCTGCGCGGTCGAGAAGACCTGCGATTTCCGGGTCGGAATGGTGGTGTTCTTCTCGATGATCTTGGTGAATACGCCACCGGCGGTCTCGACGCCCAGCGACAGCGGGGTCACGTCCAGCAGAAGCACGTCCTTTACCGCGCCGGTGAGTATCGCTCCCTGAATCGCCGCCCCAATGGCAACAGCCTCATCGGGATTGACGCTCCGGTTCGGTTCCTTGCCGAATATCTCCTTGACCTTGGCCTGGACCTTCGGCATCCGGGTCATGCCGCCCACGAGCAGCACTGTGTCGATCTGGGCGGCGGTGAGCCCCGCGTCCTTGATGGCCATTTCGCAGGGGGGAATCAGCCGGTCGATGAGATCGCTGACCATCTTCTCGAACTCGGCACGCTCCAGCGTGTAGTTCATGTGCTTGGGGCCCGACTTGTCGGCGCAGATGAACGGCAGGTTGATGATCGCTTCATTGGCGGTGGAAAGCTCATGCTTGGCCTTTTCGGCCCCTTCCGACAGCCGCTGCAGCGCCATGCGGTCCTTGCGCAAATCAATCCCGGTTTCTTTCTGGAACTTGGCGATGAGCCAGTCGATGATGCGGAGATCGAAATCCTCGCCGCCCAGGAACGTATCGCCATTGGTGGACTTTACATTGAAAACGCCGTCCGACAGTTCGAGAACGGAAATATCGAACGTGCCACCGCCAAGGTCGAACACGGCGACCTTTTCTTCCCTGCCCTGCTTGTCAAGGCCGTAGGCCAGCGCGGCCGCCGTGGGCTCGTTGATCACACGCAGCACATCAAGACCGGAAATCTTGCCCGCATCCTTGGTCGCCTGCCGCTGCGCATCGTTGAAGTAGGCCGGACAGGTGATGACCGCCTTGGAGACTTCCTCCCCGAGATAGTCCTCGGCCGTGGATTTCATCTTCTGGAGCACCATCGCCGAAATCTCGGCAGGTGCATACTGCCGGCCCCGGGCCTCGACCCAGGCGTCCCCGTTGGCATGCTCGATAATCTTGAAAGGCGCGATGTCCTTGGTCTTCTGGACTTCCTGGTCGGTGAAGCGCCGGCCCACGAGCCGCTTCGTCACGTAAATCGTATGTTCGGAGTTGGTGACCGCCTGCCGCTTGGCCACCTGCCCGACAAGCCGTTCACCCGATTCGGTAAAACCGACGATGGAAGGCGTCGTCCGTGCGCCCTCGGAGTTGGCGATCACGACAGGCCCCGAACCCTCCATAATCGCGACGCAGGAGTTCGTCGTCCCCAGATCAATGCCGATAACCTTATCGCCCATTCAAAGGGTTCCTGGCCTCTTCTCCCGCCACATCGCGGGTCATGACGAACTTTCGGACGAAGGGGTATCTGGACCGTTTCCGGATGATACACCATCTCCGTCGGCGGCTACCGTAGCCGCTCCCGCCTGCGGTGCAGGCACCTTGGAAACCCCCACAAGCGCCGGTCTTAGCAGCTTTTCATAGATCATGTATCCTTTTTGATACAAATCAACCACCTGGCTGGGCGGCACGTCGTCCCGCTCGATCTGCTGCATTGCCTGGTGAATGGCCGGGTCAAAGGCCGCACCGATGCCGGGAACCGGCTTGATACCGTATTTCTCGAACGCCTGCTGGAACAGGGTAGCCGTCATCTGGATGCCGGTAAGAAACTGCTGCACGGCCGGATCTTCAGGCAGGTTGCCGGCATGTTCGAGGGCCCGCTGGAAGTTGTCCAGCACCTGAAGCGCCTCGGAGGCGAACTTTTCATGTCCGAACCGGATGAGGTCCAGCCGGTCCTTCTGCGTGCGCTTGCGGAAGTTTTCCTGGTCGGCGAGCGAGCGCTTGTATTTGTCGTCTGCTTCTTTCAGCGCCGCCTGGGCCGCCTCCAGATCCTTCGCCATTGACTCGATCTGGGCTTGCATCGCCTGAACCATGGCGGAATCGGGCGGCGGATCGTCCGCGGCACCGGTACCAGGGACGTCGCCCGTATCGATTTCGACACCCGCCGGCTCGTCTGCGTTCGGCCCGGTCTCGCCTTTGTGCTCGCGGCTGATCCGCTCAACGCTCTGCAGCGCTTCGCGCATCAGTTCTTCAGGATCAACAGTCTTCGACAAGTTCTTGTGCTCCCTGCTTCCCGGACTGCCGGTTCGAAACCGTTTACCAGATTAAATGCGGTCTAGGCCAGTCCCGCATCACCGGCCGCACGCGTCAGCCGCGCCGCCAAATACGTCACCGCCGGCAGGATCCGTTCGTAATCCATCCGGGGAGTACCCAGCACACCCACGATTCCGATCGGATCCGATCCTTCGGGGCCATATCCGGCCACCACGAGTGCCGCCGGAAAACCGTCAATCCCGGTTTCCGAGCCAATGAGCGTCCGCACCCGGCCGTCGCCATCGCGGGCCACCCGCTCCAGAAGCCGCGCCAGCCGGCTCCGCTCCTCCAGCAGCTCCATCACCGCACGGAGCCGCTTCTCGTCGCTGGAAAGCTCCGGGGCCGTCAGCACGCTACTCAGCCCCTCGACGATGAGCCGCCCGCCGGAATCCTCGGCCTCGACGCCCGCCAGCGTCTGCCCGGCGAGCTTCAGTGCCGCCGTCCGGAGCCGGTCGTATTCATCCTGGGCATGGCGGAGCTCCTGCGCCACCCGCTCGCGCAGTTCGGCCAGCGTAAGTCCGTGGAGAATCGAATTAAGATAGTTGTTGAACCGCTCCAGTTCGGCAGTTTCGACTTCCTCCGGGGAAACCAGATGCCGGTGACGAACATCCCCCGACTCGGTGACGATGATGGCCACCAGTTCATTCCGGCGGAGTCTCAGGAACTCGATCCGGCCGAGACGCTCGGCCCTGGCCACCGGCGAGAGCACCAGACCCGCGCAACTGGAAAACATGGCCGCCAGCTTCGATCCCTGCGGCAGGCAGTCGCGGAAACTGGTGGCTCCGGTGAGGCCGGATTCGATGAGCGCGGCATCCCCGTCCTCCAGCCCGGCCGGTTCCATCAGATCCCGCACGAAGACCCTGAAGCCCTCGTCCGTGGGCACCCGGCCGGCCGATGCATGTGGCTGGTGCACAAGGCCATCAGCCGCGAGTTCGCCGAAAATGTTCCGCACCGTGGCGGCCGAGCAGTCCAGCCCGCCGCCCCGGACAATCTCAGACGAGGGCACCGGTTCGCCGCTCCGGACAAACATCTTCACGAGCGTGCCCAGCACCACATGACGCCGGTCGGTTTTCATTCGTCTCGCCATCAACAAATTACCAAATAGTTTCAGGCAGTTGCGTCATCCTTAGGTTAACGCATTCAGTGTAAATCGGACACCGCAAAAGGCAAGCGGACTTAGTCTGCCAAAAGGCCCGCAATCACCCGGTTTGCCAGCAGCACCGACCGGGGCGTAAGCCGCCAGCGGCCAATTCTCAGTTCAACTTCGCCCCGCCCGGCGGCCCGCTCCAGCCTTGGCAGAAGCCCCACCGTCTTTTCAGTCCCAAACTCATGGCTGAGTTCTTCCAGCGAGATTCCCTCGTCCAGCAGCCGCAGGCCGAGGAAAACGGCTTCCTCGAACGCCTCGCTCCGGTCCACCTCGCGCCATTCGGGACAAATCCCGCGAACGGGCGCCAACAGTGATGCCAGTTCCCCCGTTCCTGCCACGCCTTCCACATATTTGCCGTGCCGTTCGAATGGCCGGGGCACGGACCAGCGTAAATCCGGGCTGTGGCCCTCACCCGGCCAGAAGCCGTGCGCCCCGGCGCCAAGGGCAAGATAGGGAACCCGGCGCCAGTAGAGCGAATTGTGCACCGCCTCGTGTCCCGGCAGCGCGAAGTTGGAGATTTCGTAATGGCGGTAACCGGCGGCCGCCAGCAGTTCACGTGCGGCCTCGAAGCAGTCGGCCTGGAAATCGCTGTCTGGCACGCCGAGTTTTCCTTCCTTCTGGAGGCGTCCGAACTCCGTGCCTGTTTCGACCGTAAGTCCGTACATCGAGACATGCAGAGGGCGGTATGCCAGTGCCCGGCGAAGTCCGGCGGCGAACCCTTCCACTGTTTGCCCCGGCAGGCCGTACATGAGATCCAGCGACCAGCTTTCGAGACCGCTCCCGGCAAGCAGTTCGAGCGCCGTTTCGGCCCTGGGAACATCGTGGACCCGGCCCAGCGTTTTCAGCACATCCGGCTGGAACGTCTGTACCCCAAGGCTCACCCGCCCGATGCCCATGCCCCGGTAGCGGGCCAGTTTTTCCCGCGTCAGCGATTCAGGATTCGCCTCCAGCGTCACCTCACGAAGTCCGGAGATATCAATCCACCGGCCGAGGGTGTCCAGAAGCTCCCCGATCAGGAGGGGCTCCACTGCCGAAGGGGTGCCGCCGCCGAGATACAGCGTCTGAAAGCCGCCCGCTCCGGCGGCCGAATCCAGAACCGGTGGAACCAGCAGTCCGGCTTCCCGCCGGAGCCGTCCGAAGTATACGGATTCGGCGCCCTCCGGCAGCGTCCCATCGGGCCACGAGTTGAAGTCGCAGTAGTGACACTTCCGCGCACAGAACGGGATATGGACATAGAGGCCGGGACACCGGCCGGAAGCATCAGGGGACACCGGCATTTCGCGGCCATTGTGGCCATACCGCCGCTAAAAGTCCCGTACCTTCCTTAACTCTTGGACCGATCTCCCCGATGGGCTAGTTTCCTCCTTCAGGCAAGGGAAACCGAGGCACGCCCATGATACCGACCGACCAGCTCAAACACATCGCGTTGTTCAGCGGCTTCACTCACGACGAACTGGAAAAGGTCGCCGCCGTCATGGACCAGAAAACCTGGAAGGACGGCGAGATCATCATCCGTGAGCGTACGATTGGCGAAGGGTTCCACTGCATTGCCAACGGTGAAGTGGCCGTCTGCCGCCGCCAGGGCGAAGAGCTTGAGGTATTCGCGACACTGAAAAAGGGCGAGCATTTCGGCGAGATCAGCCTCGTGGACAAGAAACCGACCACCGCCGACTGCGTGGCCAAGGGCACAACCACGACGCTGTTCCTGAGCCGCATGAAATACCGGTCCCTGATCGACAGCCAGCCAGCCATCGGCGTCAAGTTCCTTGAACACTTCTGCATGTCGCTCTGCGGCCGGCTGCGGGCCACCAATGAGGTCCTGTACGCCGAGAAAAAGATGTCCAAGAAGCTCAAGGAGAGCGCCGGCCGGAGCGTCTAGGGGTCACATTTATTTTCCCTTCGCACCGCCGCCGGATCAGCTACACTTCCCCCGGCAACCGGCCGGACCTTGAAGGCGGCGCGGGGAGAGGTTCATCGAGACCGTGGCATCCGCTAATCCGATCCAGAGCATCCGGACCGAACTGAAGCAGACTTTCATCGAGCGCGAGGAGCTGATCGACGGCACCCTCGCGGCGCTGCTTGCCCGTGAGCATGTGCTCCTGATCGGGCCGCCGGGAACGGCCAAGTCGATGCTCGCCGACGAACTGTGCAAGCGGATCGACGGGGCAGACTATTTCCAGTGGCTGCTGACCAAATTCACGACACCGGAGGAGATCTTCGGACCCATCTCTTTAAAGGCGCTGGAACGGGACGAATACACCCGCATCCCCCGGGACAAGCTGCCGGTGGCGCACGTGGCGTTCCTGGACGAGATCTTCAAGGCGAACAGCTCGATCCTGAACGCACTCCTGTCGCTCATCAACGAGCGCAAGTTCCACAACGGCGACAAGCCGCAGGATGCGCCGCTGATCTCGATGTTCGGAGCCTCCAACGAGCTGCCGGACGAAGAGGAACTGACCGCCCTGTATGACCGCTTCATGCTCCGCTACCTGGTGAAATACCTGGAGGAAGATGCGAACTTCGTCTCGATGCTGGCACTCAAGCAGCCCAAGACGCGGACCCGGATCACGCTGAAGGAGCTCGACGAGATCCAGGATGAAGTGACCGCCATCGATCTGCCGGATCTGGTCATGAACCTGATCCTGACGGTCCGCAACAAGCTGAAGAAGGAGAACATCATCCCCTCCGACCGGCGGTTCCGCAACTCGCTGAACCTGCTCCGGGCGGTGGCCTACATGGAAGGCCGGAGCCACGTCACCGATTCCGACCTGATGATTCTCTGCCACGTCCTGTGGACGACGCCGGATGACATCCCGGTGGTGGAGAACGTCGTCTATGACGTGGCCAATCCCTTTGACCGGAGGGCGGACGAGTTCCTCCAGCAGGCCCAGGAGATCTCGGCCTATGCCCGGCGCGACTGGGCCGACGAGGACGAGCGCACCAAGGCCGGCATCGAGGCCCACACAAAGTTCAAGAAGATCCACTCCCGCATCGGCGATGTGATCAAGCGGGCGAGCCAGGAAGGCCGTTCTCTCGGCAAGATCGAGGATGTCCGCGTCCGGATCGAGCGGATGCACAACGAGATCCTGGAGAACTGCCTCGGACTGGAAGAAGCTCCCTGAAGACCGGAGCGGCCCGGCTGGAGCCAGCGTAAATGGCCTACACGCCCCCCAAGGATGTCGAGCGCGGCGAGTTCCGGCGCCGGAAGAAGACAGCCGCTGAACCACCGGCGCCTGCGGATCTGTCCGTCATCCATTCGGTCGAAAACGATTCCTTCGACCGGGCCATGTTCAGTGAAATGCTCGACGACTCGCCTGTGCTGGCGGACCTGAAGCGCCGGGGCGAAACATTCTTTTCGCCATTCGGGACGCTGCTGCAGGACGTCTTTTCGAGTTTGTACAAATACAACATCCGGCTCTCGGACCCGAAAACGCTCGTTAAGAGCAATCTCCAGAACCGGAGCCTCGTCGAAAGCGCCATGGGCCGTAAGGAGTGGCTCGAACTGCGCAAGTTCACCATCCTGAACGAACCCTCGGCGGCCGTCGCCACCTACAGCCTTGCCAGCGGGATTCTCAGCCAGATCCAGAAGGACATGGCCGAACAGGTCAACGACATGCACGACTCCGAGCAGCGCATGGCCGACCAGCAGGAGGAGATTGAATCGCTGGAAGAACTGCTGGAGAACTACAACGCCTCCCAAGAAATGGAGGAGAAGATCCGCGAGCGGCTGGAGCAGGCCCGCGAGGAAATGAGCGAGAACGCCGAACGGTATGACCAGCAGGTCCAGGATTTCGAGAACGACCCCGCCCGCCAGAGCGCGCTGGAGCGGGCGCTCACCGACGGGTTCGAGCAGGCCCTGAACGATGTGCGCGACTCGCAGGAACTGATGGAAGGTTTCGGCGAGGAAGCCGGCCAGAACCAGCGGATGACGGTGAACCAGCGGCTGCTCCTGGCGAAAAAGCTCCAGACTTCGGACAAGCTGAAGCGGCTTGCCAAGATGGTGGGCAAGTTCAAGCGGCTGGCGCTGGCCGAACAGCGCCGCCGGGTGATGCAGCACCACGAGGAGATGTACGACGTCACCCTGGGTAACGACATCTCCCGTCTCATACCGGCGGAACTGTTCACCCTGCGCCATCCGCTGCTCCGCAAGGATTTCCTGCGCCGGTTCGTGGAAGGAAAGCTCCTCCAGTACAACCTGCGCGGCGACGAGGAGCGGGGAAAGGGCGCCCTCGTCGTCTGCATCGACGGCAGCTACTCGATGGAAGGCGAAAAGGAACTCTGGTCCAAGGCGGTGACGCTCGCCATGCTGGACATTGCCACCCGGCAGAAGCGCAACTTCCGGGCGATTCACTTCGGTTCGAAGAAGGATCCGCTTACGGTGATGGAGTTCCCGAAAAACGAGCTGCGGGAACGGCGGATCGAGAAGGTGGAGCAGCTCGCCGAGTATTTCATCGGCGGCGGCACCGACTTCGAGAAACCCCTCCAGGAAGCGATCTATTCGCTTGAGCGCGACGACAAGCAGCGCGGCGACATCGTGTTCATCACCGATGGCGACTGCGTGGTGTCGTCCCGGTGGCTCGCCGAGTTCCGGCGGATGAAAGAGGACCTGGAAGTGTCGGTCTATTCGATCCTCGTGGACATGGGGATCAATACCCCCGCCACGGTGAAGGAGTTTTCCGACAAGGTGACGACCGTCTCGCGCCTCACCTCAGACGAGGTGAAGGACCTGTTCGCGCAGCTGTAGGCCTTATTCCCACATCCGGACGGGCAGCAGGTTCGCCAGGGCAAACCCGGCAATGAGCGCCCAGGAAAGCACGCGGGCCGGCGTTTCGTCGTCCCGGCGGAACATCATGAACGGCAGGAAACCCATCCACCAGGCAGTGGCCGCCGACAGCCATTCGAGCGGCATCATCATCCGGTAACGGAACAGGGCCATCCCGGCGGCGAGCGCGAACGGCACGGTTCCGTGCAGCACCAGCTCGCGGAACAGGCGGTCCTTTTCCGTCCGGGCCGAACGGCGGGCGGCCAGCTTCAGGGAAAACTGGCAGACAAAGAGTGGTGGCAGCAGCAAGCCGGCCATCAGCGCCGAATAGCCCCACTTCCGTGCCGTCGGCCAGTAGTCGAGAATGGAACCCGTGAGTCCCAGGGCGAGCGCCCCGCAGACGGCGGCAGCGAACAGCACTCCGGCGGCAAGATAACGGAGCCCCGCCCCCCGGATCAGGCATTCGATCTGATGGGCACGGTTGTCCTCGTCCACAGCAAGGAACCACAGCACCGAGAACAGGATGCCCGCCGCCCAGAACTGTGCAAGGACCGGTCCAGCCAGCGCCAGCGGCACATGATCCAGCACCGGCTCCAGCACCACCGACAGGAGCGGCGCCGCCAGCCAGAGGGCGAGGTAGAGCCGCATGCCCAGCTTCAGATACAGGGGGCCGCTGTCTCCGGTGTCTTCGGCGGGGCCGAGTTCATGCTGGATCGCCTCGCTGATCCGTCCGCCGGAAATCCGGACAGCGGTGTGCGGGAAATGCCTTTCCAGCTCCCGGTACAAGAAGGCCAGCCATGCCCACAGCAGTGCCCCGGCGGCTGCCAGAACCCCTGCGATGGTAAGCCCGCTGCCCAGCCAGTCGCGGGCGAACGCCCGCACGTATGCCGGAACGGACGGGGGCTGCGACCGGTGGCCGAGCGAGCGGTCCAGCCAGTCCATCACCGCATGGGACATGCCGGGGTGATACACCTCCATGATGTGCTCACAGCCGGGAAATATCTTCAGGCCCCGCGCCGAGCCGTCCTCAAACCGGCCCACCACCTGTCCAGCTTCGGTAATCATGCCGCCGGAAAACCTTTGCGCCAGTTCCAGCGACCGCTCACGGGAGATGTACTGGTCGTACGCACAGTTGAGGAACAGGTAGTTGGGGACTTTCGCCCAGTCACCATTGCCATTGATCCCGGCAATGGCGACCACCGCCCCGACGTCCGCACCGAGCAGCGCTGCGTCGGTCACGGCATGGCCGCCCATCGAGTGTCCGACGAGCGCGATCCGTGCCGGGTCCACATCCGGGCGGCGGCGGAGCGCCTGTATGGCTGCGAGGATTTCCGGCTTTTCCAGCACCTTGAAACCTTCCGGCTCAAACCGCCGGGGGAACCGCATCGCTCCACCGGTATCGCCGTGCCCTCTCACGTCAATGGCGGCCACCACATAGCCCGATCTCGCCAGCGGAAGGATGTAGTTCGCCTCGTAGAGTTCGTGGCTCGCCATGAAACCGTGGACAAACACCACTCCGGGCAGCCTGCCTCCTCCCACCGGACGGGCATAAACCTGCATGGAAACGTCTAGGCTGCTGCCGTCGCTTTCCCGGACGCTTTCCACGTGATCAACGACTTCAAGGCCCGCATACCGGTTCCACCGGAGGACAAATTGCCCCAGTGCCGCTGCGAACAGCCCGGCAACGACAACGATGGTTTTCGCCCGCGTAGACATAGCGCCAGAACCGGCGGGCCAAGCCTAGCCGGACCGGTGGCAAAGCGGCCAGTAGGGAAATTTTCCCGAACGTATACACTTGCAGGTGATGCACCTGGGTCTTTTTCTCGATTCCGCCGAGCCTTTCCTTGCGAGGGAGCTGCTTGTCCTGCAGGAGCGCGGCGTGCCGGTAACCGTCATGCCGTGCGGGCAGGATGTTTCCGTGCCGGGCCCCGTGGAAGCCGTCTTTCGTGGCGGGATTTCGCTTGATGCGGCCGCCTCGGCGGCCCAGATCATCCAGAACCCGGCGGCCTCCCTGAGGACCATGCTCCGCGCCCGGAACCTGATGAGCACGGCGCGGCGGGAACTGAAGGCGGGTTATCTTGCCCGTGTCGTCCGCCGCCGGGGTGTTTCGCACCTCCACGGTGCGCTTTCAGGGGAGGCAGCCGAACTGGCCGCGATGGTGAGCGCGCTGACCGGCATTCCCTTTTCGTTCACGGCCCACGGAGCCGACCTCTTCATCCACAATCCCGGTCTCAGGGACAAAATCCGCCACGCCACGGCCGTCCGTGCGACGACGGAGTTCGCGGCCCGCGAACTCCGCGAGCGGTTCCCCGCCAACGCCGGCGTGATCCACTGCATCCGGCCGGCCGCCGGAGCGGTGGAAGAGGCGGCAAGCCCGCCGGAAGCAGCGGCGGGGCCACCCTTCCGGATCGCGGCCGGCGGTCCGTTCATCTCCCGCTCCGGGCTGGATCAGGCGATCGAGGCAGCCTGCGATCTCACCCGCCGGGGCCTGGAGATTGATCTGGTGATTGCGGGAACCGGTCCTTTGGCAGGTGACCTGCTCAGGCACGTGGAGCTTCGCCGGGCGGGCGGTTTCGTCCGGATCGAAACATCCGGCGACTATGCCCGCGCACTGGCTGGCGCTGCCGTGGCACTGGCTCCATGCCGCCGGGACCGGCTCGGCGGCATTGACCCCGTGCCGGAGTTTGTTCTGGAAGCCATGCGGCTCGGGGTTCCGGTCGTCTCCACGCGGCTCCCCGGCGTCGATGAACTGATCGAAGACAGCCGGACCGGGCGGCTACTGGAGCCGGACAATGCCCATGAACTGGCGGAAGCCACTGCCGAACTTCTGGCCGATCCGCTGCTCCGGCAGCTCCTCGCACAGGCGGCCCGGCGCGAGCTGGCAAAACGGCATGACTCCGGCCGCCAGGCGGGTCTCCTGCTCGGCCTCTATTCGATGCAGTCTCAGCCGGGCGCAGGCGGTTCCACATAACCCGGAGGGGTGCTGCCGTCGCGGAGGCTCTTGAGCGCCTGGAGCAGTTCGTCCGCCGACTGGAACCGGTCCTCCGGTTTCTTGGCGAGCAGCTTCAGGACGATCCAGGCCATGACGGGTGTAAGATCACTGCGGTGCAGGCGGGGGTCAGGCGGCATGGTGTGATTGTGGTGATAGCCGATGTCGCCTTCGGTGAACGGCGGCCGGTTGCAGAAAAGCTCGAACAGGACCGCACCGAATGAATAGAGGTCGCACCGGGCGTCCAGCTCGCCCCCCCGGACCTGCTCCGGCGCCATGTAGTACGGCGTTCCGGAAATCCGGGTGCGGACCTTGCCCAGCTCGTTCATGGCCCTGGCAAGGCCGAAATCGAGCAGCATCACCTTCTTTTCCGTGGTCCAGAGGAGGTTCGACGGCTTGAGATCCCGGTGAATGAGTTTCCGGCTGTGCGCGTGCGACAGGGCTCCGGCCACCTGCTGCGCGATATTGATGACCCCGGGAACGGATATCTTCTTTTTCCGGAGTACCTTGTCGAACGCCTCGCCCTCGATGAACTCCATGACGATGAAATATCCGCGTTCGTCCTCGCCGCAGTCGTAAACATGGACGATGTTCGGGTGTGAAAGCTGCGCCGTCGCCCTCGCCTCGTCAATGAAGAACTTGGCAGCCTCCGGATGGGACTTGAGGTCCGTCGGCATCATCTTGTAGGCCACTGCCCGGTTCAGCACCGTATCGAACGCCCGGTACACAACCCCCATGCCGCCGGCGCCCACTTCCTTTTCCAGACGGTAACGGCCGGTGCTGCGATTCACCGCCTGAATGTCGAGCTGGGTACGTCCGTCGGGCGGGATGGGGCCGGAAGCCGCTGTCCCGGCACCAGAGGGTGCCACATCGGAAAGCCGGACCGATGCCTCCTGGGATGCAGCCACCCGCTGCCCGCCGGATGGCTGCGGGGAAGCCTCTGCCTGCCGCTGGACGCGGAGCAGCCGGTCCTTCACATCCTTGTAATCGTATGCCTCGGCAACGATCTGCTCGAAAATATCGGCAGCCTTCCTGAACTCGCCTGCCTTCTCCAGCAGCGTCGCCAGCATGTAGTAACTGCCAGAGGTTTCCCGGCTGACCTTGACGCCCTGAAGCGACCGCTCCAGCGAACGGATGCCCATGGCGTGGTCACCCTTGCTCACGAACAGCTCGGCCAGCAGCGTGCGCGAATCGCGGAAATCGGGAGAGTCCTCGGTCACCTGCTGGGCCAGCGAGATCGCCTTGTCCACCCTGCCCTGCTGGAAATGGATCCGGGCCGCCTCCAGCGGCCGGCCCGCCTTTTCCAGCACCGCCGCCTGGCGCGTCACGTCGCCCGCCTGCTGCCACGCGTGGGCGGCCTCCCGGTAGTAGGAGAGCTTTTCAAAGTCCATTGCCGCCCGTTTCCACTCGCCGAGACTGGCCCAGAGCTCTGCGGCCCTGGCGAAATCCCCCGCCTTTTCGAAATTTTCCGCCGCTTTCTCCGGTTGCTGAAGCTGTACGTAGATTTCGCCGGCCTGCAGTTCCTCACCGGCCTCGGCATACCAGCGGGCAGCTTCGATCAGTTCGCCCCGCTTGTCGGCACCCGTTGCGCGCTGGAGGGCGGCCGCCTGCTTCTCGCCGAGCCTGTCGTAAATGCCGGCTGCGGCCTCGTGCTCGCCTCCCTGGGCGCAGGCTTCGGCAAGCGCCGCCGTGGGCTTCACCTTCCCCTCGGATGCGATTTGCGCGGCGAGCCTGAACAGATCGAACTTGAGGGCGAGGTCCACACCCTGCTGATGAAGGTTGTTCTGCATGTAAACCTTGCAGATTCGTTTCACCGTTGTGACTGTATCGGCAGGAAACGGCGACCCGGGGATGTGGCCGGTCAGCTGCTTGCGGAGATCGGTTTCGAGTTCCTTCGCCTGCTTGACGGAAAGCGTCTTGGACGTCTTGAGCGCAACGGAAGCCATCGTCTCAAGGCCTGCCTTGCGATAATCGTCCGCCGCCTCATGGGTGAGATTGGCCTTCTCCAGAACCTCTGCCGCCCGCAGGTGATCACCC
This genomic interval carries:
- a CDS encoding VWA domain-containing protein gives rise to the protein MAYTPPKDVERGEFRRRKKTAAEPPAPADLSVIHSVENDSFDRAMFSEMLDDSPVLADLKRRGETFFSPFGTLLQDVFSSLYKYNIRLSDPKTLVKSNLQNRSLVESAMGRKEWLELRKFTILNEPSAAVATYSLASGILSQIQKDMAEQVNDMHDSEQRMADQQEEIESLEELLENYNASQEMEEKIRERLEQAREEMSENAERYDQQVQDFENDPARQSALERALTDGFEQALNDVRDSQELMEGFGEEAGQNQRMTVNQRLLLAKKLQTSDKLKRLAKMVGKFKRLALAEQRRRVMQHHEEMYDVTLGNDISRLIPAELFTLRHPLLRKDFLRRFVEGKLLQYNLRGDEERGKGALVVCIDGSYSMEGEKELWSKAVTLAMLDIATRQKRNFRAIHFGSKKDPLTVMEFPKNELRERRIEKVEQLAEYFIGGGTDFEKPLQEAIYSLERDDKQRGDIVFITDGDCVVSSRWLAEFRRMKEDLEVSVYSILVDMGINTPATVKEFSDKVTTVSRLTSDEVKDLFAQL
- a CDS encoding alpha/beta fold hydrolase; this translates as MSTRAKTIVVVAGLFAAALGQFVLRWNRYAGLEVVDHVESVRESDGSSLDVSMQVYARPVGGGRLPGVVFVHGFMASHELYEANYILPLARSGYVVAAIDVRGHGDTGGAMRFPRRFEPEGFKVLEKPEILAAIQALRRRPDVDPARIALVGHSMGGHAVTDAALLGADVGAVVAIAGINGNGDWAKVPNYLFLNCAYDQYISRERSLELAQRFSGGMITEAGQVVGRFEDGSARGLKIFPGCEHIMEVYHPGMSHAVMDWLDRSLGHRSQPPSVPAYVRAFARDWLGSGLTIAGVLAAAGALLWAWLAFLYRELERHFPHTAVRISGGRISEAIQHELGPAEDTGDSGPLYLKLGMRLYLALWLAAPLLSVVLEPVLDHVPLALAGPVLAQFWAAGILFSVLWFLAVDEDNRAHQIECLIRGAGLRYLAAGVLFAAAVCGALALGLTGSILDYWPTARKWGYSALMAGLLLPPLFVCQFSLKLAARRSARTEKDRLFRELVLHGTVPFALAAGMALFRYRMMMPLEWLSAATAWWMGFLPFMMFRRDDETPARVLSWALIAGFALANLLPVRMWE
- a CDS encoding glycosyltransferase family 4 protein; translation: MHLGLFLDSAEPFLARELLVLQERGVPVTVMPCGQDVSVPGPVEAVFRGGISLDAAASAAQIIQNPAASLRTMLRARNLMSTARRELKAGYLARVVRRRGVSHLHGALSGEAAELAAMVSALTGIPFSFTAHGADLFIHNPGLRDKIRHATAVRATTEFAARELRERFPANAGVIHCIRPAAGAVEEAASPPEAAAGPPFRIAAGGPFISRSGLDQAIEAACDLTRRGLEIDLVIAGTGPLAGDLLRHVELRRAGGFVRIETSGDYARALAGAAVALAPCRRDRLGGIDPVPEFVLEAMRLGVPVVSTRLPGVDELIEDSRTGRLLEPDNAHELAEATAELLADPLLRQLLAQAARRELAKRHDSGRQAGLLLGLYSMQSQPGAGGST
- a CDS encoding AAA family ATPase is translated as MASANPIQSIRTELKQTFIEREELIDGTLAALLAREHVLLIGPPGTAKSMLADELCKRIDGADYFQWLLTKFTTPEEIFGPISLKALERDEYTRIPRDKLPVAHVAFLDEIFKANSSILNALLSLINERKFHNGDKPQDAPLISMFGASNELPDEEELTALYDRFMLRYLVKYLEEDANFVSMLALKQPKTRTRITLKELDEIQDEVTAIDLPDLVMNLILTVRNKLKKENIIPSDRRFRNSLNLLRAVAYMEGRSHVTDSDLMILCHVLWTTPDDIPVVENVVYDVANPFDRRADEFLQQAQEISAYARRDWADEDERTKAGIEAHTKFKKIHSRIGDVIKRASQEGRSLGKIEDVRVRIERMHNEILENCLGLEEAP